In a genomic window of Chryseobacterium sp. G0162:
- a CDS encoding DUF922 domain-containing protein, producing MKLTFVFCLLVANAVFGQKIIWQEGQKLVWDNFKSPVNRKNNPDVAAYTNCGWEYSVVKSSNPKSPVTIEIKTIFSEDKSWKDVKKINDYILLHEQKHFDIAELFVRKFRKAVAENIRNSGDYDRLFKSIYNSISKEYKNFQMAYDRDTRHGMNEEKQTEYNLAISQELENLKSYQAP from the coding sequence ATGAAATTGACTTTTGTATTCTGTCTATTGGTGGCAAATGCAGTGTTTGGACAGAAAATTATCTGGCAGGAAGGGCAAAAGCTGGTATGGGACAATTTTAAAAGTCCTGTCAACAGAAAAAACAATCCGGATGTTGCAGCTTATACCAATTGTGGTTGGGAATATTCTGTAGTGAAATCCTCCAATCCAAAGTCTCCAGTAACCATTGAAATAAAGACGATATTCAGTGAAGATAAATCCTGGAAAGACGTCAAAAAGATCAATGATTATATTTTATTGCATGAGCAGAAACACTTTGATATTGCGGAGCTTTTTGTAAGAAAATTCAGGAAGGCTGTTGCTGAAAATATCAGGAATTCCGGTGATTACGATAGATTATTTAAATCTATTTATAACTCGATATCCAAAGAGTACAAAAACTTTCAGATGGCCTATGACAGGGATACCCGTCATGGAATGAATGAAGAAAAACAAACAGAATATAATCTGGCCATCTCTCAAGAATTAGAAAACCTTAAAAGCTACCAAGCCCCTTGA
- a CDS encoding PD-(D/E)XK nuclease family protein: MKFLNKIIHELLAQNTDLSAFNIILPGKRPIVFIRQILEENNYSGFLPNFFTIEELINSIADKQVIQGIPLWLFSFDVYRSLNLIPRDNFSDFLKWFPTLQKDWDDILKFSDSDQAVLQYMFDEERIKEWAQNLGEDDDVPRKKFLNFWQNMNVFLPELKNRLQEKNWATSGMIHEAAKASISDFAKNTSEHFVFCGFNAFTPVEEKLVRSLLRWNKAQCFFQADRYYFNDERQEAGKFLRNHKTWKEFDDSRAFQWIEDDFNQPKKIKVYEVSGNVTQTKVLPEIFKEINNKTYSNTAVVLLDENLLPASLDVMHGVDNLNITMGFPLKNLSFSNAVKRLFYLQKQLEKNKTSYYYRDVFPILEELPKSAKDELIINDFKAKIEERNIVYISKKLLNELLGELSYFGLLQKAASTNAYLDILISFCHQVKWLEIDDIQYENVSHFENAFRIIKNQLTPYNIEIKMETLEILINQHINSESIDFQGEPLRGLQIMGLLETRLLNFENVILLSVNEGKLPLGNSQNTYIPFDIRRFFDLHTFLENDSIYAYHFYRLIQDAKNVHLLYNALSSGVNTGEKSRFITQIEMESSHEIEHLIIENSSEPIITKPIEISKTEIVRQKLQKWKEKVSASHLTSYLYNPIDFYLSKILNTSESDEIEEELSVKNYGNLVHYTLQEVYEVLKGKVLKESDLEKSVKAIDEYINIAIEKLKHQPEFYEKGMNYIHKAIAKKVIENVLNHDLDLVKQGNKLEIIDIERKFENVEFYLDGNDKISFLGFIDRIDKLNGTLRIIDYKTAKIKNLHVKIDEDNVEGYFHNSDRKQALQLCIYHYVIQHLPEFWGFPIETGIWSFAEAKKGMVPLVFDKGDIDDAMRSVKSLILEILNPDINFVETIKSY; encoded by the coding sequence TTGAAATTCCTCAATAAGATCATTCACGAACTGTTGGCACAAAACACAGATCTGTCTGCGTTTAACATCATCCTGCCCGGAAAACGTCCGATTGTATTTATCAGACAGATTCTGGAGGAAAACAACTATTCCGGATTTCTTCCCAACTTTTTTACCATCGAGGAACTGATTAACTCTATTGCTGACAAACAGGTTATCCAGGGAATTCCGCTTTGGCTTTTTTCATTCGATGTGTACCGAAGCCTGAACCTGATCCCCAGAGATAATTTCTCTGACTTTTTGAAGTGGTTTCCAACCCTGCAGAAGGATTGGGATGATATTCTGAAGTTTTCAGATAGTGACCAGGCGGTTTTACAGTACATGTTTGATGAGGAAAGGATTAAAGAATGGGCCCAGAACCTGGGTGAAGATGATGATGTACCCAGAAAGAAGTTTCTTAATTTCTGGCAGAACATGAATGTTTTTCTTCCCGAATTAAAAAACAGGTTACAGGAAAAGAACTGGGCGACTTCAGGAATGATTCACGAGGCTGCTAAAGCGAGTATCTCAGACTTTGCGAAGAATACCTCGGAGCATTTTGTTTTTTGCGGATTTAACGCCTTTACGCCGGTTGAAGAAAAATTGGTAAGAAGTCTTTTGCGGTGGAATAAAGCTCAGTGCTTTTTTCAGGCAGACCGTTATTACTTTAACGATGAAAGACAGGAGGCCGGAAAATTCCTCAGAAATCATAAGACATGGAAAGAATTTGATGATAGCAGGGCTTTCCAATGGATAGAAGATGACTTTAACCAACCTAAAAAGATCAAAGTATATGAAGTTTCCGGAAATGTAACGCAAACTAAAGTGTTGCCGGAGATCTTTAAGGAAATCAATAATAAGACTTACTCAAATACAGCGGTAGTTTTGCTGGATGAGAACCTTCTTCCTGCGAGTTTGGATGTGATGCATGGAGTAGACAACCTGAATATCACGATGGGGTTCCCATTGAAGAACCTGTCTTTTTCCAATGCTGTAAAACGACTTTTCTACCTGCAAAAACAGCTGGAAAAGAATAAAACTTCGTATTACTACAGGGATGTATTTCCTATTCTTGAAGAGCTTCCGAAATCAGCCAAAGATGAGCTAATCATCAATGATTTTAAAGCAAAGATAGAAGAAAGAAATATCGTTTATATTTCTAAAAAGCTTTTGAATGAACTTCTTGGAGAGTTATCTTACTTTGGTCTTCTGCAAAAAGCTGCAAGCACGAATGCTTATCTGGATATTCTGATATCGTTTTGTCATCAGGTGAAGTGGTTGGAAATAGATGATATTCAATATGAAAATGTATCTCATTTCGAGAATGCCTTCAGGATTATTAAAAACCAATTGACTCCGTATAATATCGAGATTAAAATGGAAACGCTGGAAATTCTCATCAACCAGCATATCAATTCTGAAAGTATCGATTTTCAGGGTGAGCCATTAAGAGGGTTGCAGATTATGGGATTGCTGGAAACACGTCTTCTGAATTTTGAAAATGTGATTCTGCTTTCGGTCAATGAAGGGAAACTTCCATTGGGAAATTCACAGAATACTTACATTCCTTTTGATATCAGAAGATTTTTTGATCTTCATACGTTTTTGGAAAATGACAGTATTTATGCCTATCACTTTTACAGGCTGATTCAGGATGCGAAAAATGTTCATTTGTTGTACAATGCATTAAGTTCGGGAGTGAATACGGGGGAAAAGAGCCGTTTTATTACCCAGATCGAAATGGAAAGTTCCCATGAGATTGAACACTTGATTATTGAGAATTCTTCAGAGCCCATTATTACAAAACCTATAGAGATTTCCAAGACGGAAATTGTAAGACAAAAACTTCAGAAATGGAAGGAGAAGGTATCAGCTTCCCACCTAACAAGCTACCTTTACAATCCCATTGATTTTTACTTATCTAAGATCTTAAACACTTCTGAGTCAGACGAAATTGAAGAGGAACTGTCGGTGAAAAATTATGGAAATTTAGTGCATTATACACTTCAAGAAGTTTATGAAGTATTGAAGGGTAAGGTTTTAAAAGAAAGTGATTTAGAGAAGTCAGTTAAAGCAATAGATGAGTATATTAATATTGCCATTGAGAAGCTGAAGCACCAGCCGGAGTTCTATGAAAAAGGGATGAACTATATCCACAAGGCGATTGCGAAAAAAGTAATTGAAAACGTTCTGAATCATGATCTGGATCTGGTTAAACAAGGCAATAAATTAGAGATCATTGACATCGAAAGAAAGTTCGAAAATGTAGAATTTTACCTCGATGGAAATGATAAAATTTCGTTCTTAGGATTTATTGACAGAATTGATAAACTGAATGGGACATTAAGGATTATTGATTATAAAACGGCTAAAATTAAAAACCTCCACGTAAAAATTGATGAGGATAATGTAGAAGGGTATTTCCATAACAGTGATAGAAAACAGGCGCTACAGCTTTGTATTTATCATTATGTGATACAGCATCTTCCGGAATTCTGGGGCTTTCCGATTGAAACCGGTATCTGGAGTTTTGCAGAAGCTAAAAAAGGAATGGTTCCTTTGGTGTTTGATAAGGGAGATATTGATGATGCAATGAGATCTGTTAAAAGTCTTATTCTGGAAATCCTGAATCCTGATATCAATTTTGTGGAAACAATAAAGTCTTATTAG